In Callospermophilus lateralis isolate mCalLat2 chromosome 4, mCalLat2.hap1, whole genome shotgun sequence, one genomic interval encodes:
- the LOC143397394 gene encoding uncharacterized protein LOC143397394, protein MKQKSHAKENSLEWKVLEEELCHSPACIRPWFTRPARNHWENKHCGRSLADNVHLGENKKNDCVSCEGQECLKGHRNCLGPRKCNKNDPAEIQYERRLCSKSFNQSSDLSRLIETRTGEKKRNFSEKVFSYCSELTQHERTQTGEKQNKCHVCGKGFRNSYNLKIHEKVHTGEKPYRCHRCEKAFCKLYSLQMHEKIHKGEKPYKCHVCGKAFSKSVHVRRHQIIHTGEKPYQCQLCGKSFGQSCYLKIHARIHTGEKPYQCQFCGKSFGQSCYLKIHKRIHTGEKPYQCQLCKKSFGQTCYLKLHQRTHTGEKPYQCHMCGKSFSQSCYLKPHQRIHTGEKPYKCHVCGKAFSLSSGLRHHEKTHIVDKQYKCHLCGKAFSTCSGLRYHEKTHTGEKPYKCPVCGKAFSRSSGLRVHERIHTGEKPYKCPVCWKDFS, encoded by the exons ATGAAGCAGAAATCTCATGCTAAAGAGAATTCCTTGGAATGGAAAGTCTTGGAGGAAGAGCTATGTCACAGCCCTGCATGTATTCGACCTTGGTTTACACGCCCAGCAAGGAACCACTGGGAGAACAAACACTGTGGACGATCCCTTGCTGATAATGTGCATCTTGGtgaaaacaagaaaaatgatTGTGTCTCATGTGAAGGGCAAGAATGTTTGAAAGGACATAGGAATTGTTTAGGACCTAGAAAATGCAACAAGAATGATCCTGCAGAGATACAATATGAACGTCGTCTATGCAGTAAATCCTTTAATCAATCCTCTGATCTAAGCAGACTCATTGAAACTAGAACAGGGGAAAAGAAGCGTAATTTTTCTGAGAAAGTCTTCAGTTACTGCTCTGAGCTTACACAACATGAGAGAACCCAAACAGGTGAGAAACAAAATAAATGCCATGTGTGTGGGAAAGGCTTTAGGAATTCTTACAACCTTAAAATACATGAGAAAGTccatactggagagaaaccatACAGATGCCATCGGTGTGAGAAAGCTTTTTGTAAATTATACAGCCTTCAAATGCATGAGAAAATTCACAAGGGAGAGAAACCATACAAATGCCATGTGTGTGGGAAAGCTTTCAGCAAATCAGTTCATGTTAGACGTCATCAGATAATCCACACAGGAGAGAAACCATACCAGTGTCAACTGTGTGGGAAATCCTTTGGGCAATCATGCTACCTTAAAATACATGCAAGaatccacactggagagaaaccataTCAATGCCAATTTTGTGGGAAATCCTTTGGCCAATCGTGCTACcttaaaatacataaaagaatccacactggagagaaaccataTCAATGTCAATTATGTAAGAAATCCTTTGGTCAAACATGCTACCTTAAACTTCATCAGAGgacacacactggagagaaaccctatCAGTGCCACATGTGTGGGAAATCCTTCAGTCAATCGTGTTACCTTAAACCACATCAGAGAATCCACACTGGTGAGAAACCATATAAATGCCATgtatgtgggaaagccttcagtcTATCATCTGGCCTTAGACACCATGAGAAAACACATATTGTAGACAAACAATACAAATGTCACCTatgtggaaaagctttcagtACATGCTCTGGCCTGAGATACCATGAGAaaacacatactggagagaaaccatacaaatgccctgtgtgtgggaaagccttcagtcGATCATCTGGCCTCAGAGTTCATGAGAG AAtacatactggagagaaaccatACAAATGCCCTGTGTGTTGGAAAGATTTCAGCTGA